In Labrus mixtus chromosome 3, fLabMix1.1, whole genome shotgun sequence, a single window of DNA contains:
- the si:dkey-172o19.2 gene encoding transcription factor atf-2: MKSTSSKVDYQILPKMSTSRSPDRPGDGPPCLPSSTVDSSGLTEHDPDLDLLFPLTRPPLLTRRLMRFRVCSSPVTRRKREMIPADKKDTTYWDKRQKNNEAAKRSREKRRLNDLVLEGQLLALKDENARLRADVLSMQYYSSLNAEESNHHAARATSDSTVPLAPKPSYVPALLQRGLWDNSRSNQVSVMGVRQQEAAMNPFDAKTPCLSSNTQVFQTCGAQQGIPPFSGPCFPSPTAHLEVGRSAETESDPQRQVSSSDDFPSPTYQASSIQASLGSLPLASNLPYRSQTWLVPCVNHPALRNNFLLHWPSSYLPPPAVLPGLPPLYLQGRRGHGLGVEADLRRGFKSGFSRAEESPNQLEMHRSPNGLQLSRRLFQAE, translated from the exons ATGAAATCAACTTCTTCTAAAGTTGACTACCAAATACTCCCAAAg ATGTCCACCTCGAGGAGCCCAGACCGTCCTGGGGATGGTCCTCCGTGCCTTCCCTCCTCAACAGTTGACAGCAGCGGTTTAACAGAGCACGATCCGGACCTTGACCTCCTCTTCCCGTTGACCCGGCCCCCCCTGCTGACCCGACGTCTAATGCGCTTTCGTGTCTGCAGCAGCCCCGTTACGCGCCGCAAGAGAGAGATGATTCCTGCCGACAAGAAAGACACCACGTACTGGGACAAGCGTCAAAAGAACAACGAGGCAGCGAAGCGGTCCAGGGAGAAGAGGCGGCTGAATGACCTGGTGCTGGAGGGTCAGCTGCTGGCTCTGAAGGACGAGAACGCACGGCTGCGCGCTGATGTGCTAAGCATGCAGTATTACAGCAGCCTGAACGCGGAGGAAAGTAACCACCACGCTGCTAGGGCAACATCAGATTCTACAGTGCCCTTAGCCCCCAAACCTTCTTATGTCCCTGCCCTTCTCCAGAGAGGACTCTGGGACAATAGCAGGAGCAACCAAGTCTCTGTGATGGGTGTAAGGCAACAAGAAGCAGCGATGAATCCATTTGATGCCAAGACCCCCTGTTTAAGTTCCAATACACAGGTTTTTCAAACTTGTGGCGCACAGCAAGGCATCCCCCCCTTCTCCGGGCCGTGTTTCCCTTCTCCCACAGCACATTTGGAGGTTGGGAGATCAGCGGAGACAGAGTCGGACCCCCAGCGACAGGTGTCCTCCAGCGATGACTTTCCTAGCCCCACCTATCAGGCGTCCTCCATCCAAGCGTCCCTTGGCTCCTTGCCTCTGGCTTCCAATCTGCCGTACCGGTCTCAAACCTGGCTGGTGCCCTGCGTGAATCACCCGGCACTGCGTAATAATTTTCTGCTGCACTGGCCGTCTTCCTACCTGCCCCCACCGGCTGTCTTGCCAGGCCTACCTCCTCTTTACTTACAGGGGAGACGAGGCCATGGTCTCGGTGTGGAGGCAGATCTTCGGAGGGGGTTCAAGAGTGGGTTTAGCAGAGCTGAAGAAAGTCCGAATCAGCTCGAGATGCACCGCAGTCCTAATGGACTCCAACTATCACGGCGTTTATTTCAAGCAGAGTGa